A region from the Desulfomarina profundi genome encodes:
- the istA gene encoding IS21 family transposase, with amino-acid sequence MVTDIQVRKLKKYLSQGKTLEVAAARAGMDEKTGRKYRDNGKLPSEISAERVREWRTRKDPFEGIWPEVLQFLETNEGLEAKTLFTHFQRIYPGSFGDGQLRTFQRRVKTWRCTEGPGREVYFPQVHVPARLSQSDFTDMSQLQISIGGQPFDHLIYHFVLTYSNWETGTICFSESFESLSEGLQKSLWKLGGVPEQHQTDRLSAAVNKPDNPEEFTRGYQGLLAHYKLQGRKINSSSPHENGDIEQRHHRFKKAVDQALMLRGNRDFTTRKEYELFLQKLFAQLNCNRQERFQEEQSMLRPLPSGKLDTCTRFEVRVGPSSTIRVKHKVYSVNSRLIKETVTVRLYAEYLEIWYGQKHIENIPRIRGGSKHYIQYRHIIDWLVRKPGAFENYRYRSDLFPTSRFRVAYDSLRKFRTVTGAAKEYLSILQLAAQDNETAVDDALRHLIDHEKNIDFAQVKTLLVSGKPVEPITNISVQTVALTGYDQLLQEGCR; translated from the coding sequence ATGGTCACAGATATTCAGGTGAGGAAATTGAAGAAATACTTAAGTCAAGGGAAGACGTTGGAAGTAGCAGCGGCTAGAGCCGGCATGGATGAGAAAACCGGTCGCAAGTATAGAGATAATGGCAAATTGCCAAGTGAGATCAGTGCGGAGCGAGTGAGGGAGTGGCGAACTCGTAAAGATCCTTTTGAAGGTATATGGCCAGAGGTTTTACAATTTCTGGAAACTAATGAAGGTTTGGAAGCCAAAACTCTTTTTACCCATTTTCAAAGGATTTATCCCGGTTCTTTTGGAGATGGCCAGCTCCGCACGTTTCAACGTCGAGTAAAAACCTGGCGTTGTACAGAAGGTCCAGGACGTGAAGTTTATTTTCCCCAGGTGCATGTGCCTGCACGGTTGAGTCAGTCTGATTTTACAGATATGTCCCAATTACAGATCAGTATTGGTGGTCAGCCTTTTGATCACCTGATCTACCATTTTGTGCTGACATATTCGAACTGGGAGACAGGAACGATCTGTTTTTCCGAGAGTTTCGAAAGCCTGAGCGAAGGATTACAGAAGAGTCTATGGAAACTTGGCGGAGTTCCAGAACAACATCAAACAGACAGGTTGTCAGCTGCGGTGAATAAACCGGATAACCCGGAAGAGTTTACCCGTGGCTACCAGGGGCTTTTGGCCCATTACAAATTGCAAGGCCGTAAAATCAATTCGTCAAGCCCCCACGAAAATGGTGACATTGAGCAGCGCCATCATCGTTTCAAGAAAGCCGTAGATCAGGCCCTGATGCTGCGAGGTAACCGGGATTTTACTACACGCAAGGAATATGAGTTATTTCTACAGAAGCTGTTTGCACAACTCAACTGCAACCGCCAGGAGCGCTTTCAAGAAGAACAGTCGATGTTGCGTCCACTGCCTTCGGGTAAGCTCGACACATGTACTCGTTTTGAAGTTCGAGTTGGTCCCAGCAGTACGATCAGAGTAAAGCACAAGGTTTACTCGGTGAATAGTCGACTTATCAAAGAAACAGTCACAGTGCGGCTGTATGCAGAGTATCTGGAGATCTGGTACGGTCAGAAACATATTGAGAATATCCCCAGAATACGAGGCGGTAGCAAACATTATATCCAGTACCGCCATATAATTGACTGGCTGGTTCGAAAACCCGGTGCATTTGAGAACTACAGATACCGCAGTGATCTTTTTCCTACGAGCAGGTTCCGGGTTGCCTATGACTCTCTGCGCAAATTTCGTACCGTTACGGGAGCAGCAAAAGAATACTTATCTATTTTACAGCTTGCTGCCCAAGATAATGAGACAGCTGTAGATGATGCCCTTCGTCATCTGATTGACCATGAAAAGAACATTGATTTTGCCCAGGTAAAAACACTGCTTGTCTCTGGTAAACCGGTTGAACCGATTACCAATATTTCTGTCCAGACTGTTGCCCTCACAGGCTATGATCAACTCTTACAGGAGGGTTGCAGATGA
- a CDS encoding tetratricopeptide repeat protein, whose protein sequence is MAVNSDDRRQYVYGIFRVVILVCVFILIVSLFRVTVARYYWQLAEENLSKNYVSEAVNNISGTVAWLPGVFFVNDLIRLNILKGDISFKQAEISPDIGSFLEKLLEAEQYYRRAAGLDPLNIDAFTGLARSVSSIERVFPFVKKAPYTKKALPLFQYLLNLMPANIYTRTLFIQYCYKNKLSSELVHTLGDTLSIYPPLYFQLKNQVFYSPAMHKIVRESLLRAAHGRIYPAAAYKGLSDLSSVEGDYKAALKYHQQVMPYWNSTDLSGYYLSLGRLYCKAGMFSEAENDFLLALNGKSEDKLLSKIWYIYKNESRWNEFMAFIQKVKDRCRPSDIVEILSARCLIKMNRYELATSHLLRVSSSRYKAESLYLQARIAELRKNWDEMELKIQRATVLNPENTTYHLTFSRSLQRQKKWLQAEKEATQAIYSSSRMNPWLYNHRAWIRWNMKNYSGALSDWEQSTEISPQTADFYYHLAMAYEKGNNLYEAVKKIEKALRIKPGNKKYLNRKAILQKKLKKTEDN, encoded by the coding sequence ATGGCAGTTAATTCAGATGACAGACGTCAGTATGTCTATGGAATATTTCGTGTTGTAATCCTTGTCTGTGTTTTCATTTTAATTGTGTCCCTGTTCAGGGTTACTGTTGCTCGATATTATTGGCAGCTTGCAGAGGAAAACCTCAGCAAAAACTATGTTTCCGAGGCTGTTAATAACATAAGTGGGACGGTTGCATGGTTGCCTGGAGTTTTTTTTGTAAATGATTTGATTCGTTTGAATATTCTCAAAGGAGATATCTCTTTCAAGCAGGCTGAGATTTCACCTGATATTGGTTCCTTTCTGGAAAAGTTGCTTGAAGCTGAGCAATATTATCGTAGAGCCGCGGGCCTGGATCCGTTGAATATTGATGCATTCACCGGCCTGGCCAGATCTGTCAGTAGTATTGAAAGAGTTTTTCCATTTGTAAAAAAGGCGCCTTACACAAAAAAGGCCTTGCCGCTCTTTCAGTACCTATTGAATTTGATGCCGGCAAATATTTATACCCGTACATTATTCATACAATATTGTTATAAAAATAAATTGTCCAGCGAGCTGGTTCATACTCTTGGAGATACACTATCCATATATCCACCCCTTTATTTTCAGTTAAAAAACCAGGTTTTTTATTCTCCGGCAATGCATAAAATAGTGAGAGAATCTCTCCTGCGGGCTGCTCATGGTCGAATTTATCCAGCTGCTGCCTACAAAGGTCTTTCTGATCTCTCATCAGTGGAAGGTGATTATAAAGCGGCACTTAAGTACCACCAACAGGTCATGCCGTATTGGAACAGCACAGATTTGTCCGGTTATTATCTTTCACTGGGTCGTCTGTATTGCAAGGCTGGTATGTTTTCTGAGGCAGAAAATGATTTTCTCCTGGCATTGAATGGCAAGAGTGAAGACAAATTGTTGAGCAAAATCTGGTACATTTACAAGAATGAAAGCAGGTGGAATGAATTTATGGCTTTTATTCAGAAAGTAAAAGATCGATGTCGTCCATCTGATATAGTGGAGATTTTATCAGCACGATGCCTTATTAAAATGAATCGATATGAGCTGGCCACTTCCCATCTGTTGAGAGTTTCGTCCTCCAGGTATAAAGCTGAAAGCCTGTATTTACAGGCGCGAATTGCAGAGTTGAGAAAGAACTGGGATGAAATGGAATTGAAAATTCAGAGAGCAACTGTACTGAATCCTGAAAATACAACTTATCATCTGACTTTTTCCAGGTCTTTACAACGGCAGAAAAAGTGGTTGCAGGCAGAAAAAGAAGCAACACAGGCAATTTATTCTTCAAGCAGAATGAATCCATGGCTTTATAATCATCGTGCATGGATACGATGGAATATGAAAAATTATAGCGGAGCTCTCTCTGATTGGGAACAATCAACTGAAATATCGCCTCAAACTGCTGATTTTTATTATCATCTTGCCATGGCATATGAAAAGGGAAATAATCTTTACGAGGCTGTAAAAAAAATTGAAAAAGCCCTGAGAATCAAACCGGGAAATAAGAAATATCTAAACAGAAAAGCCATCCTGCAAAAAAAGCTGAAAAAGACAGAAGATAATTGA
- a CDS encoding M48 family metallopeptidase → MCISVLNIPFSIYSTFFIEEKFGFNRSTLSIFITDTLKTALLAAVIGIPLLSLILSFLMKAGAFSWLYCWIGVFLFSVVMQFLAPVLILPLFNTFTPLKEGELRDAINHYSQKEKFNLQGIYTMDGSRRSTKLNAFFTGFGKFRKIVLFDTLIQKLAVHEIVAVLAHEMGHLKLNHIKKMMLFFGIQTGIMFFILSVFLKNHELIRSLGVAEYSIYTSIVFFSFIYSPVNMFLSILLKWISRRHEFEADEYSVKTTGRADALIDGLKTLSKTNLSNLSPHPFFVLLNYTHPRY, encoded by the coding sequence TTGTGCATCTCTGTTTTAAATATTCCTTTTTCCATATATTCAACGTTTTTCATTGAAGAGAAATTTGGTTTTAACCGTTCAACTCTTTCCATCTTCATCACTGACACCCTAAAGACGGCCCTCCTGGCAGCCGTGATCGGCATCCCGTTATTGTCTTTGATTCTCTCTTTTCTCATGAAGGCCGGCGCTTTTTCCTGGCTCTACTGCTGGATCGGTGTTTTTCTCTTTTCCGTTGTCATGCAGTTCCTGGCACCCGTACTCATCTTACCTCTTTTCAACACATTTACCCCTCTCAAGGAAGGTGAATTGAGAGATGCAATTAATCACTATTCACAAAAAGAAAAATTTAATCTCCAGGGCATTTATACAATGGACGGTTCCAGGCGATCGACTAAGCTTAATGCGTTTTTCACAGGATTTGGCAAGTTCAGAAAAATTGTTCTTTTCGATACGCTGATTCAAAAATTAGCAGTTCATGAGATCGTCGCGGTGCTTGCTCATGAAATGGGCCATTTAAAACTGAACCATATAAAAAAAATGATGCTGTTTTTTGGAATACAGACTGGTATCATGTTCTTTATTCTCTCCGTATTTCTGAAAAATCATGAATTAATCAGATCCCTGGGTGTGGCTGAATATTCCATTTACACATCAATAGTCTTTTTCAGTTTCATCTATTCGCCAGTGAATATGTTTTTATCAATTCTTCTCAAATGGATTTCGCGCAGGCATGAATTTGAAGCCGACGAATACAGCGTCAAAACAACCGGACGTGCAGATGCGCTTATTGACGGTTTAAAAACACTTTCAAAAACCAACCTCAGTAATCTCTCACCCCACCCCTTTTTTGTATTACTCAATTATACCCATCCCCGATACTGA
- a CDS encoding polysaccharide biosynthesis tyrosine autokinase, which yields MLKLRTTKKDMPGRESLLVNYSTKSRYAEAYRTLRTNIYFSLMEKDLNSLVITSSLQEEGKTTTVANLAYTISQTGKSVLMVDADLRRPGLSSRFGVKKAVGFSNIIADILGRPVNKGEIADYGLRDLIQLNSLQQRTCVLNISNKENEIALYFLKGELVDVFWKNRPDSRKLANTLVKEKLLNETEANLALGHQKKSVRRLGSILLTLGLIDEKELNKILSVQVMEAFRIAVEMESGTFSVNPISEDEIHLAELQTVNFSQLTRELFSADIYSPYIRSNIESNILPTEEKNLFLLPSGSIPPNPSELIGSAKTSYLLSQLKNRFDVVVIDSSPVMPASDVLLLAKQVDGVVVVVEAGKTNRTVVKDVTQQLSKAKANILGILLNRADMTKGSYYKYYQTYYGS from the coding sequence ATGTTAAAATTGCGAACAACAAAGAAAGACATGCCGGGGCGGGAATCTCTTCTTGTAAATTATTCCACAAAATCAAGATATGCAGAAGCTTATCGAACTTTGAGAACCAATATATATTTTTCGCTGATGGAGAAGGATCTCAATTCTCTGGTTATCACAAGTTCTCTCCAGGAAGAGGGAAAAACAACTACTGTTGCCAATCTAGCTTATACGATATCACAGACTGGTAAATCAGTATTGATGGTTGATGCTGATCTGCGCAGACCGGGGTTGAGTTCTCGATTCGGTGTGAAGAAAGCTGTGGGTTTTTCTAATATCATTGCAGATATCCTGGGTAGACCTGTAAATAAAGGTGAAATAGCCGACTATGGTTTGAGGGATCTGATTCAACTCAATTCTCTGCAGCAGCGAACTTGTGTTTTAAATATCAGCAATAAAGAGAACGAAATAGCTCTCTATTTTTTAAAGGGTGAGCTGGTTGATGTTTTTTGGAAAAACAGGCCTGATTCCAGAAAGCTGGCTAATACCCTTGTCAAGGAAAAGCTGCTGAATGAAACTGAGGCAAATCTGGCTCTTGGACACCAGAAAAAATCCGTTCGTAGATTAGGATCAATATTGTTGACTCTTGGGCTTATTGACGAGAAGGAACTCAATAAAATCCTGTCTGTTCAGGTAATGGAGGCTTTCAGAATTGCGGTGGAAATGGAAAGCGGAACGTTTTCTGTCAATCCGATATCAGAAGATGAAATACATTTGGCTGAGTTGCAGACAGTTAATTTTTCTCAATTGACCAGGGAGCTTTTTTCAGCAGATATCTATAGTCCTTATATTCGCAGCAACATAGAATCGAATATCCTGCCAACGGAAGAAAAAAACCTTTTTCTGTTGCCTTCCGGCAGTATTCCCCCGAATCCTTCGGAATTGATCGGTTCGGCTAAAACTTCTTATCTTCTATCCCAACTGAAAAACAGGTTTGATGTTGTTGTTATTGACAGTTCACCTGTAATGCCTGCAAGTGATGTGCTTTTGCTGGCAAAACAGGTGGATGGTGTTGTTGTAGTTGTTGAGGCGGGAAAAACAAATCGGACTGTTGTGAAAGATGTTACTCAGCAACTCAGCAAGGCCAAGGCGAACATTCTCGGGATCCTTCTTAATCGAGCCGATATGACAAAAGGATCATATTATAAATATTATCAGACCTATTATGGCAGTTAA
- a CDS encoding O-antigen ligase family protein: MITGILVALLFLFLEQIVTKNSGKLFCPTPFDKPVIALLFLCACSLIQSRSFPDSLEALSLLITYILFFYLSVNLLRTRKDQREFVYIVIGISFFIALIAYFKAGGLQLAVLWMYPELSGSNVFLSGPFGNHNHLAGYLEMTIPVLISLFLTRTRHGSIRIILFTVLLILLVCHILALSRGGWFAFGVSMLFMVSVLFSRRQFKRKKLLLGIFIASVVVILFVLSGSSLFQRALSLTDKETILGLNGRVMVWKGTWMLIEENPFLGIGPGTFSTVFPHYQLPGFAARFYQAHNDYLQFIAELGVFFIPWFFWALYTVFKTSFKKMRSQSRQKWGFTLGATTGVVAILIHSTVDFNLHIPANGLYFSLLLAMIAGEPESKKPQ; encoded by the coding sequence ATGATTACAGGGATACTTGTTGCCCTGCTGTTTTTATTTCTTGAACAGATTGTTACCAAAAATTCGGGAAAACTGTTTTGCCCTACACCTTTTGATAAACCAGTTATAGCGTTATTATTTTTATGTGCGTGTTCTTTGATTCAAAGCAGATCTTTTCCGGATTCGCTGGAAGCCCTGTCACTGCTCATTACCTATATTCTTTTTTTCTACTTAAGTGTGAATTTACTCAGAACACGAAAAGATCAGCGGGAATTTGTTTATATTGTTATTGGTATATCTTTTTTCATAGCATTAATTGCGTATTTTAAAGCTGGTGGGCTGCAACTGGCCGTTCTCTGGATGTACCCTGAACTTTCTGGTTCCAATGTATTTTTATCTGGACCGTTTGGTAATCATAACCATCTGGCAGGATATCTTGAAATGACAATACCAGTTCTGATCTCCTTGTTTCTTACTCGAACCAGGCATGGGAGTATCCGAATTATTCTATTTACAGTATTGTTGATTCTTCTTGTTTGTCATATTCTTGCTCTTTCCAGAGGCGGTTGGTTTGCTTTTGGAGTTTCCATGTTGTTTATGGTGTCAGTTCTCTTTTCAAGAAGACAATTCAAAAGGAAAAAATTACTCCTGGGAATTTTTATTGCCAGTGTAGTTGTCATACTCTTTGTACTTTCTGGTTCCAGTCTTTTTCAAAGAGCACTTTCATTAACTGACAAGGAAACGATTCTCGGTTTAAATGGAAGGGTAATGGTATGGAAGGGAACCTGGATGTTGATAGAAGAAAATCCTTTTCTGGGAATTGGTCCTGGAACTTTTTCCACTGTTTTTCCCCATTATCAATTACCAGGATTTGCAGCCAGATTTTATCAGGCTCATAATGATTACCTACAGTTTATTGCAGAACTTGGAGTCTTTTTTATCCCCTGGTTTTTTTGGGCATTATATACTGTTTTTAAAACCAGTTTTAAAAAAATGAGAAGTCAAAGCAGGCAAAAATGGGGTTTCACTTTAGGTGCAACAACAGGGGTAGTAGCCATTCTGATACATTCCACAGTCGATTTTAATCTACATATTCCTGCTAATGGCTTATATTTTTCGTTGCTGCTGGCTATGATTGCTGGAGAGCCTGAAAGTAAAAAGCCCCAATGA
- a CDS encoding coiled-coil domain-containing protein, whose translation MIQEISQLRENSIQLEEKIKSLENDLQSLNQNYSALTSENATLKVKFEELEQAVQSLSSFEKERESVIADLSAKIETQPDNDLKGQLLELSHLQKEAQKGISSFSERLDALEKSLKQSPTAGIFSYIESREDQNQFIKFVEEAVSQDMTYSQIDTFLTEKLNPELDQIIKEHPALTKTYIRNKKRK comes from the coding sequence ATGATTCAAGAGATATCTCAGCTTCGTGAAAACAGTATTCAACTTGAAGAAAAAATTAAATCACTTGAAAATGATCTCCAGTCTCTGAATCAGAATTATTCCGCATTAACCTCCGAAAACGCAACTCTCAAAGTGAAATTTGAAGAACTTGAGCAGGCAGTTCAATCGCTCAGTTCTTTTGAAAAAGAAAGAGAATCGGTCATTGCCGATTTGTCAGCAAAAATTGAAACTCAACCGGACAATGATCTCAAGGGGCAATTACTTGAATTATCACACCTCCAAAAAGAGGCTCAGAAAGGAATTTCTTCTTTTTCAGAGCGTCTTGATGCTCTTGAAAAGAGTTTAAAACAATCCCCCACTGCTGGAATATTCTCTTATATAGAAAGCAGAGAAGATCAGAATCAGTTTATAAAATTTGTAGAAGAGGCTGTTTCCCAAGACATGACCTATTCCCAGATTGACACTTTCCTTACGGAAAAACTCAATCCTGAGCTAGATCAAATCATAAAAGAACATCCTGCATTAACAAAGACTTACATACGCAATAAAAAAAGAAAATAA
- the istB gene encoding IS21-like element helper ATPase IstB, producing MSSTDNRIILDASLKKLYLSTIRACYQEEADLARKESLSYESYLQELVVRECEERRHKRITRYLRESRLPLEKNLASFEMDRLPAKLSGFVNSLLEGSFLDRCENILAFGNPGSGKTHLLCAIAQELINKDRRVFFSPCSLLVQNLLVAKKELVLPRFLKKLAKYDAILIDDIGYVQQSREEMEVLFTLLAYCYERNSIMLTSNLPFSQWEKIFKDPMTTAAAIDRLVHHSVILELNLDSYRLEKAKQSLEEN from the coding sequence ATGAGTTCAACCGATAATCGAATTATCCTGGATGCGTCTCTTAAAAAGCTTTATCTGTCAACTATCCGAGCCTGTTACCAGGAGGAGGCGGATTTGGCGAGAAAGGAATCACTAAGCTATGAATCATACCTTCAGGAACTGGTTGTGCGGGAGTGTGAAGAAAGACGCCATAAACGCATTACCAGATATTTGCGAGAATCCAGACTGCCCCTGGAAAAAAACTTAGCTTCGTTTGAAATGGATCGGCTTCCGGCCAAACTGAGCGGCTTTGTCAATAGTTTGCTGGAAGGTTCTTTTCTTGACAGGTGTGAAAACATACTAGCTTTTGGAAACCCAGGTAGTGGAAAAACCCATCTGCTCTGTGCCATTGCCCAGGAACTGATTAACAAGGATAGGCGTGTTTTCTTTTCTCCGTGCAGTCTGCTGGTGCAAAATCTGCTGGTGGCCAAAAAGGAGCTTGTTCTTCCAAGATTTCTGAAAAAACTTGCCAAGTATGATGCCATACTGATCGACGATATCGGCTATGTCCAGCAAAGCCGAGAAGAAATGGAAGTGCTCTTTACCCTTCTTGCGTATTGTTATGAACGGAACAGTATCATGCTAACCAGCAATTTACCATTTTCACAGTGGGAGAAGATATTTAAAGATCCAATGACTACGGCTGCAGCGATAGACCGGCTTGTGCATCATAGCGTAATACTGGAACTTAATCTTGATAGCTACAGACTGGAAAAAGCAAAACAAAGCCTTGAGGAAAATTAA
- a CDS encoding GumC family protein, with the protein MEPQKLPEEIHLSDYWDVIKKRKGLVIAFILGTVTVTMVLSFMMQPVYQASARMAIERESTASPLTGQRMEYIDARSQKLTFNTHFTLIKSKPVIQNLLNELETSQEALKLAGDEVSTNVIKEVLVRLKNGVKRFKNNIRLLLKIKKVDLSGQEQLDQQISAIQKKITIKNIPETRLLTISVMDKNPEMAARLANLLAKKYIEFDLASRLSSANQNLEWLNKEVYAMKKRLEDDEKKFYEYKQLHKVFSLAGKQRVIDQKIAELNNEYLETKNKRQELDAKLEEINKKSIERSDIAHIRSILDNRAIDDIYSNLTNLELEQNRLAKVFKAKHPKMIQVSSEVAKVRAKLKAELTKEIENLKVQRTVLFNRERVMQANIAEFEQDALDTSGKELTYTILQRNMDTSQNLYDTLVAKMKESGVVTGSASSNIRIVEQATAPLVPVKPNKNKNFLLSLILGLFGGIGIAFFLEYLDQSIRTEEDVENYLGLPVLSIIPEADRNDRGGYY; encoded by the coding sequence ATGGAACCGCAAAAGCTTCCGGAAGAAATACATTTATCTGATTACTGGGATGTCATTAAAAAGAGAAAAGGACTGGTTATAGCATTTATACTGGGGACTGTAACTGTGACCATGGTTCTCAGTTTTATGATGCAACCGGTATACCAGGCCTCTGCCAGAATGGCTATTGAACGGGAATCTACAGCTTCGCCTTTGACCGGCCAGAGAATGGAATATATTGATGCACGATCCCAGAAACTTACTTTCAATACTCATTTTACCTTGATCAAATCCAAGCCGGTAATTCAGAATCTATTAAATGAACTGGAAACGTCACAGGAAGCGTTGAAACTTGCTGGTGATGAAGTGTCGACTAATGTAATAAAAGAAGTCCTTGTTCGACTGAAGAATGGTGTAAAACGGTTTAAAAATAATATCCGGCTTTTGTTGAAAATCAAGAAAGTAGACCTTTCTGGACAGGAGCAGCTCGATCAGCAGATTTCTGCAATTCAAAAGAAAATTACCATAAAAAATATTCCGGAGACCCGTCTGTTGACGATAAGTGTAATGGATAAAAATCCGGAAATGGCAGCGAGGCTGGCTAATCTTCTCGCCAAAAAATATATAGAATTTGACCTGGCAAGCAGGCTTTCATCTGCAAACCAGAACCTTGAGTGGCTGAATAAGGAAGTCTATGCCATGAAGAAGCGCCTTGAGGACGATGAAAAGAAGTTTTACGAATACAAGCAGCTTCATAAGGTGTTTTCTCTTGCCGGGAAGCAGAGAGTTATTGATCAGAAGATAGCTGAACTCAATAATGAGTACCTGGAAACAAAAAATAAACGACAGGAACTGGACGCAAAACTGGAAGAGATTAATAAGAAATCGATTGAAAGAAGTGATATTGCCCATATCAGGTCAATTTTAGATAACAGGGCTATTGATGATATTTATTCAAACCTCACAAATCTTGAATTGGAGCAGAATCGACTTGCCAAGGTATTTAAGGCAAAACATCCGAAAATGATACAGGTTTCAAGTGAGGTTGCCAAAGTTCGGGCAAAATTGAAGGCGGAACTGACCAAAGAGATTGAAAACCTGAAAGTACAGCGGACTGTGCTGTTTAATCGCGAGCGGGTGATGCAGGCAAATATTGCGGAATTTGAGCAGGATGCTCTGGATACCAGCGGTAAGGAACTGACGTATACAATTTTGCAGCGCAATATGGATACCAGTCAGAACCTGTATGATACCCTTGTGGCAAAAATGAAGGAATCAGGAGTTGTCACTGGTAGCGCCTCCTCAAATATTCGTATTGTTGAACAGGCAACAGCCCCTCTTGTTCCAGTAAAACCAAATAAAAATAAAAACTTTCTTTTAAGCCTGATCCTCGGTTTGTTTGGAGGAATTGGCATTGCGTTCTTCCTGGAATACTTAGACCAAAGTATAAGAACAGAAGAGGATGTGGAAAATTATCTTGGTTTACCTGTGCTTTCAATCATACCAGAAGCTGACAGGAATGACAGGGGAGGGTATTATTGA
- a CDS encoding polysaccharide biosynthesis/export family protein, whose product MKGKGFGLYTAVSVLFLFILLTGEWISAGESYSLGPGDIISAFIFAGGEQQIAVDLTVSDRGYVNFPFIGSIMARGMTSSELEHAVSIPLKKDYFVDPQIHIRIKEYHSLHFSISGAVKKPGKYEMKAATTIMDLIAKAEGVTLERGNIAYILRESLDFTGKKKSDKEKGAEKGYQPIKVNLLKLLDEGDMSHNITLVPGDSVYIPLAKGLNQDESKVYVSGEVKKPDLYTYQPGLTALSVCIMAGGFDKYAAPNRTTIVRIENGEQKVIKIDLEEVIKGKIQDLPLKPGDRINVPESWL is encoded by the coding sequence ATGAAGGGAAAGGGATTCGGCTTATATACTGCAGTGTCAGTTTTATTTCTTTTTATTTTGCTGACGGGAGAGTGGATTAGTGCAGGAGAAAGCTATTCTCTGGGACCAGGAGATATTATATCTGCTTTTATTTTTGCAGGTGGAGAGCAGCAGATTGCCGTTGATCTGACTGTTTCTGACAGGGGGTATGTCAATTTCCCCTTTATCGGATCCATAATGGCCCGGGGTATGACAAGCAGTGAACTGGAACATGCTGTTTCCATACCCCTTAAGAAAGATTATTTTGTTGATCCGCAGATCCATATCCGAATCAAGGAATACCACAGTCTTCATTTTTCAATCTCCGGAGCAGTGAAAAAGCCAGGTAAATATGAAATGAAAGCGGCAACGACGATAATGGACCTTATCGCCAAAGCTGAGGGAGTTACCCTGGAACGTGGAAATATTGCCTATATCTTGCGTGAGAGTCTTGACTTTACAGGAAAGAAAAAAAGCGACAAGGAAAAAGGTGCAGAGAAAGGCTATCAGCCGATTAAGGTGAATCTTCTCAAACTTCTGGATGAGGGTGACATGTCACACAACATAACACTTGTCCCGGGAGATTCCGTATATATCCCTTTGGCAAAGGGGTTAAACCAGGATGAATCAAAAGTGTATGTATCAGGAGAAGTAAAAAAGCCAGATCTATATACTTACCAACCAGGATTGACGGCCCTCAGCGTCTGTATAATGGCTGGAGGTTTTGATAAATATGCTGCCCCCAACCGAACAACAATTGTAAGGATTGAAAATGGAGAACAGAAAGTGATTAAAATTGATTTGGAAGAGGTAATCAAGGGCAAGATCCAGGATCTTCCCCTGAAGCCGGGAGACCGGATCAATGTTCCGGAATCTTGGTTGTAA